A genomic region of Mesorhizobium sp. NZP2077 contains the following coding sequences:
- the mltG gene encoding endolytic transglycosylase MltG, whose translation MNFVISLVMLMVLAAGAALYFGKQEFTEAGPSANGDTFLVKPNTGVADIADQLERRGLISDARVFRLGVRAFGNDSALKAGEYEIKPRASMRDIMELLKSGKSVMYSLTIPEGLTVEQALQRIAGEPALSGDMPPTTPPEGSLATDTLRFTRGATRQQMIDKLVADQKKLVDEVWQRRAPDLPLANVEDFVTLASIVEKETGRGDERSRVAAVFLNRLAKGMRLQSDPTIIYGLFGGKGKPADRPIYQSDIQKQTPYNTYVISGLPPTPIANPGRAALEAVANPSKTDDLYFVADGTGGHVFAATLDEHNENVARYRALQKKQADDAAKAAAASDTNGNADKPADDKPATDKPADGSDGTGGDNGDAGGDAGDAQ comes from the coding sequence ATGAACTTCGTCATTTCCTTGGTGATGCTGATGGTTCTGGCAGCGGGCGCGGCGCTTTACTTCGGCAAGCAGGAATTCACCGAAGCCGGTCCCTCGGCCAATGGCGACACCTTCCTGGTCAAGCCGAACACTGGTGTCGCGGACATCGCCGACCAGCTTGAGCGCCGCGGCTTGATCAGCGACGCCCGCGTCTTCCGCCTTGGCGTGCGTGCCTTCGGCAATGATTCCGCGCTCAAGGCCGGCGAATACGAGATCAAGCCCCGGGCATCCATGCGCGACATCATGGAGCTTCTTAAGAGCGGCAAGTCGGTGATGTACTCGCTGACCATTCCGGAAGGGCTGACGGTTGAGCAGGCGCTGCAGCGTATCGCCGGCGAGCCCGCCTTGAGCGGCGACATGCCGCCGACAACGCCCCCCGAGGGCAGCCTTGCCACCGACACGCTGCGCTTCACGCGCGGTGCGACGCGCCAGCAGATGATCGACAAGCTGGTGGCCGATCAGAAGAAGCTGGTCGACGAGGTCTGGCAGCGTCGCGCGCCGGACCTGCCGCTCGCCAATGTCGAGGACTTCGTCACCCTGGCCTCGATCGTCGAGAAGGAAACCGGCAGGGGTGACGAGCGTTCGCGCGTTGCCGCCGTCTTCCTCAACCGGTTGGCCAAGGGCATGCGCCTGCAATCCGATCCGACCATCATCTATGGTCTGTTCGGTGGCAAGGGGAAGCCAGCGGACCGCCCGATCTACCAGTCGGACATTCAGAAGCAGACGCCCTACAACACCTATGTGATCAGCGGCCTGCCGCCGACGCCCATCGCCAATCCGGGCCGCGCAGCGCTTGAGGCCGTGGCCAATCCATCGAAGACCGACGATCTCTATTTCGTTGCCGACGGCACGGGCGGTCACGTCTTTGCCGCGACGCTGGACGAGCACAATGAGAACGTCGCCCGTTATCGTGCATTGCAGAAGAAGCAGGCCGATGACGCGGCCAAGGCTGCCGCTGCCTCTGATACCAACGGCAATGCCGACAAGCCTGCTGACGACAAGCCCGCTACAGACAAGCCTGCCGATGGCAGCGACGGCACCGGTGGCGACAATGGCGATGCCGGCGGCGATGCGGGTGACGCCCAGTAA
- the fabF gene encoding beta-ketoacyl-ACP synthase II, translating to MRRVVVTGLGLLSPFGMGFEHSWKELLTGRSAAKRITEFEVEDLACKIAHVVPRGDGSNATFNPEAVLEPKELRKIGDFILYGIAAADEALKDSGWEPKTHEEQCATGVLIGSGIGGIEGIAENAMILKERGPRRISPFFIPGQIINLVSGQVSIRHGLKGPNHAVVTACSTGAHAIGDAARLIMWGDADVMVAGGAEAPVTRLSIAGFAACRALSTDRNDTPQTASRPYDRDRDGFVMGEGAGVVVLEELEHAKARGAKIYAEVTGYGLTGDAYHITAPAEDGDGAFRCMTAALNRAKLTPADVDYINAHGTSTMADTIELGAVERLVGNAASKISMSSTKSSIGHLLGAAGAAEAIFSILAIRDNVAPATINLDNPERETAIDLVPNKPRARQIDVALSNSFGFGGTNASLVFQRYNG from the coding sequence ATGAGGCGTGTCGTCGTCACGGGCCTAGGGTTGTTGTCGCCGTTCGGCATGGGCTTCGAGCACAGCTGGAAGGAACTTCTGACCGGCCGCAGCGCCGCCAAACGCATCACCGAGTTCGAGGTGGAGGATCTTGCTTGCAAGATCGCCCACGTCGTTCCGCGTGGTGACGGCAGCAATGCCACCTTCAATCCCGAGGCCGTTCTAGAGCCGAAGGAATTGCGCAAGATCGGCGATTTCATCCTTTACGGGATTGCAGCCGCCGATGAGGCGCTGAAGGATTCCGGCTGGGAACCCAAGACCCACGAAGAGCAATGCGCCACCGGCGTGCTCATCGGTTCGGGCATTGGCGGCATCGAGGGCATCGCCGAGAACGCGATGATCCTCAAGGAACGCGGCCCGCGCCGCATAAGCCCCTTCTTCATCCCGGGCCAGATCATCAATCTCGTCTCCGGCCAGGTTTCGATCCGGCACGGGCTGAAAGGCCCGAACCATGCCGTCGTCACGGCCTGTTCGACCGGCGCGCACGCCATTGGCGATGCGGCCCGGCTGATCATGTGGGGCGATGCCGACGTCATGGTCGCCGGTGGCGCCGAGGCGCCGGTGACGCGGCTGTCTATCGCCGGCTTCGCCGCTTGTCGGGCGCTGTCGACCGATCGCAATGACACGCCGCAGACGGCGTCGCGGCCCTATGACCGTGACCGCGACGGCTTCGTCATGGGCGAGGGCGCCGGTGTCGTGGTGCTTGAGGAACTGGAGCACGCCAAGGCGCGCGGTGCGAAGATTTATGCCGAGGTGACCGGCTACGGTCTCACCGGCGATGCCTACCATATCACGGCTCCGGCTGAAGACGGTGACGGGGCTTTCCGCTGCATGACGGCTGCGTTGAACCGGGCCAAGCTTACGCCCGCCGATGTCGACTACATCAATGCGCACGGCACCTCGACCATGGCCGACACGATCGAACTCGGCGCCGTCGAGCGGCTGGTCGGCAATGCGGCGTCGAAGATTTCGATGTCGTCGACCAAGTCGTCGATCGGCCATCTCTTGGGCGCGGCGGGTGCCGCCGAAGCCATCTTTTCGATCCTCGCCATCCGGGACAATGTCGCGCCGGCGACCATCAACCTCGACAACCCGGAGCGCGAAACCGCGATCGACCTGGTGCCGAACAAGCCGCGGGCTCGCCAGATTGACGTGGCGCTGTCCAACTCCTTCGGTTTCGGCGGCACCAACGCTTCGCTTGTGTTCCAGCGCTATAATGGCTGA
- the gmk gene encoding guanylate kinase: MVPRDLGSRIRRRGLMLVLSSPSGAGKSTIARNLLESDSSLELSVSVTTRPRRGSEIEGVHYHFRTMRDFERLRDSDALLEWAEVHGNCYATPREPAELALAQGRDMLFDIDWQGAQQLKEKMRADIVSIFILPPSMKELKARLKRRAEDQEAVIETRLKNARNEIEHWKEYDFVIVNDDLDRAFAEVRGIVVAERLRRDRRPGLFDFVSGLLDEKTV, translated from the coding sequence ATGGTTCCCAGGGATTTGGGATCCCGCATCCGCCGCCGGGGGCTGATGCTCGTGCTGTCGTCGCCATCCGGCGCCGGCAAGTCGACGATCGCGCGCAACCTCCTGGAAAGCGATTCCAGCCTCGAACTGTCGGTCTCGGTCACCACCAGGCCGCGCCGTGGCTCGGAGATCGAAGGTGTTCACTACCATTTCCGCACCATGCGCGACTTCGAACGGCTGCGCGATTCCGACGCGCTGCTCGAGTGGGCCGAAGTGCACGGCAATTGCTATGCGACACCGCGCGAACCCGCCGAACTGGCGCTGGCGCAAGGCCGCGACATGCTGTTCGACATCGATTGGCAAGGTGCGCAGCAACTGAAGGAGAAGATGCGCGCCGACATCGTCTCGATCTTCATCCTGCCGCCGTCGATGAAGGAATTGAAGGCACGGCTGAAGCGCCGGGCCGAGGACCAGGAAGCGGTGATCGAGACACGGCTGAAGAACGCTCGCAACGAGATCGAGCACTGGAAGGAATATGATTTCGTCATCGTCAATGACGATCTCGACCGTGCCTTCGCCGAGGTGCGCGGCATCGTCGTAGCCGAACGATTGCGGCGGGACCGCCGGCCCGGGCTTTTTGATTTCGTCTCGGGATTGCTGGACGAGAAGACGGTGTGA
- a CDS encoding acyl carrier protein, whose product MSDTAERVKKIVIEHLGVDADKVTEQASFIDDLGADSLDTVELVMAFEEEFGVEIPDDAAETILTVGDAVKYIDKASA is encoded by the coding sequence ATGAGTGACACCGCAGAGCGCGTCAAGAAGATCGTCATCGAGCACCTTGGCGTCGATGCCGACAAAGTGACGGAGCAGGCGAGCTTCATCGATGATCTGGGCGCTGACAGCCTCGACACGGTCGAACTCGTCATGGCGTTCGAAGAAGAATTCGGCGTCGAAATTCCCGACGACGCAGCCGAGACCATCCTGACGGTCGGCGATGCGGTGAAGTACATCGACAAGGCTTCGGCCTGA
- a CDS encoding peptidylprolyl isomerase: protein MLMMRKYLFSAGFALLVAATSVSMTVLTPPAFASEIKYVVNDIPITSGDIAHRAAFLKLQRKKGDAAQEMIDQTLRMAEAKRLGIRISDAQVEAAYQRFASGNKMQLSQLDGVMEKSGVSKDHFKEFIRAQMAWNQALSARYHSGEGGSVTEQDAVRRMLDKGGAKPSATEYMLQQVIFVVPAAERSATLAKRKREADAMRARFNGCNTTREFAKGLLDVTVRDLGRVLAPQLPPDWAEQIKATKVGAATTTRETERGVEFIGICSSREVSDDKTAQMVFQSEGSSDKAAEDLSKKYVDELKAKARIVKR from the coding sequence ATGCTAATGATGAGGAAATACCTCTTTTCAGCAGGGTTTGCGCTGCTTGTGGCGGCGACATCCGTGTCGATGACCGTCTTGACGCCACCGGCTTTCGCCAGCGAGATCAAATACGTCGTCAACGACATACCAATCACGTCAGGCGATATCGCGCATCGTGCCGCTTTCCTGAAATTGCAGCGCAAGAAGGGCGACGCCGCCCAGGAAATGATCGACCAGACATTGCGCATGGCGGAGGCCAAGCGACTTGGCATCCGCATCAGCGACGCCCAGGTCGAGGCTGCCTATCAGCGCTTTGCTTCCGGCAACAAGATGCAGCTTAGCCAGCTTGACGGCGTCATGGAAAAATCCGGCGTCAGCAAGGACCATTTCAAGGAATTCATTCGCGCCCAGATGGCTTGGAACCAGGCCTTGAGCGCGCGTTACCATTCCGGCGAAGGCGGCAGCGTGACCGAACAGGATGCGGTCAGGCGCATGCTCGACAAAGGCGGGGCCAAACCGAGCGCCACCGAGTACATGCTGCAGCAGGTCATCTTCGTCGTGCCCGCCGCCGAACGCAGTGCGACGCTGGCCAAGCGCAAGCGCGAGGCCGACGCCATGCGCGCCCGCTTCAATGGCTGCAACACGACGCGCGAATTCGCCAAGGGCCTCCTCGACGTCACCGTTCGCGATCTGGGCCGGGTGCTGGCGCCGCAATTGCCGCCGGACTGGGCCGAGCAGATCAAGGCGACCAAGGTCGGCGCCGCCACGACCACGCGCGAGACCGAGCGCGGCGTCGAATTCATCGGCATCTGCTCATCGCGCGAAGTGTCCGACGACAAAACAGCCCAGATGGTGTTTCAGAGCGAAGGCTCCAGCGACAAGGCCGCCGAGGATCTCAGCAAGAAATATGTCGACGAGCTGAAGGCGAAAGCCCGCATCGTCAAGCGCTGA
- a CDS encoding LPS-assembly protein LptD codes for MREAFLPSDRQANLVRLYAASALACLLACAVPLPAFAQEVGKMATNVPPGSQMLLAADTLEYNNDNQTVTAVGGVQIDYGGNRLVAQKVIYDRNTKRMVATGNVEIVNSDGTKINSQHIDITDDFADGFVNALRVETIDKAYFAAESAERMGGVLTTFHNGVYTACEPCEDKPDKAPTWRVKARKIIWNGEKKTVRFENANFEFFGFPLAYLPAFEIADPTVKRKSGFLIPSINYNSHLGYSVKIPYYFALSPTYDLTVTGSGYTKQGFLGEAEWRQRFNNGEYSFKVAGIQQQNPDAFIDSAGRNIDSGTMGDPNKFRGMMGTQGQFAINERWNFGWDVLLQTDKDFSSTYNIDKYNAGVHQSAVYLTGLNGRNYFDVRAMHFDVQEDTLNSNISARSNQQPWVLPSLDYAYIPDVAVAGGQLSLNVNARVLHRDELDETYFTPYVPGSGTQRVRGIEGESDRLTAEAEWKRSFVTDNGLVLTPLLALQGDVDYLNASSASLAAVNQMATNLGEQDDMRSSFARYMATAGLEMRWPLLFSMASGSSHVIEPMAQVFMRPNEQYVGGLSIPNEDAQSMVFDATTLFERDKFSGYDRIEGGSRANVGFRYSGSYINGWGTNAIFGQSYQIGGENSFAAPDLVNVGAYSGLQTTKSDYVGLFGINSPNGFAASVSGRFDEQTFEMRRAELRAAYSGLPVSLSAKYAFIQAQPLYGFTTDRHEVTLGASTHLAQNWRVFGTGTYDLQESLLVKDGVGFAYNDSCFTYLMTYSQSRDLNTREVTQSIGFNLSFRTLGDFGSSTSAVDTIQ; via the coding sequence GTGAGGGAGGCGTTTTTGCCCAGCGACAGGCAGGCCAATTTGGTGCGCCTTTATGCGGCGAGCGCCTTGGCGTGCCTGCTTGCCTGCGCCGTGCCTTTGCCTGCCTTCGCGCAGGAAGTCGGCAAGATGGCGACCAACGTGCCTCCCGGCTCGCAGATGCTGCTGGCGGCCGACACGCTGGAGTACAACAACGACAACCAGACGGTGACCGCTGTCGGTGGCGTGCAGATCGACTATGGCGGCAACCGCCTCGTCGCCCAGAAGGTCATATACGACCGCAACACCAAGCGGATGGTTGCCACCGGCAATGTTGAGATCGTCAACAGCGACGGCACCAAGATCAATTCGCAGCATATCGATATCACCGACGATTTCGCCGACGGTTTCGTCAACGCGCTGCGCGTTGAAACCATCGACAAGGCCTATTTCGCCGCCGAAAGCGCCGAGCGCATGGGCGGCGTGCTGACGACCTTCCACAATGGCGTCTACACCGCCTGCGAGCCGTGCGAGGACAAGCCCGACAAGGCACCGACCTGGCGCGTGAAGGCTAGGAAGATCATCTGGAACGGCGAGAAGAAGACGGTTCGCTTCGAGAATGCGAATTTCGAATTCTTCGGTTTTCCGCTCGCCTACCTGCCCGCGTTCGAGATCGCCGACCCGACGGTGAAGCGCAAGAGCGGCTTCCTGATCCCCAGCATCAACTACAACAGCCACCTGGGCTACAGCGTCAAGATTCCCTATTATTTCGCACTTTCGCCGACTTATGATCTGACGGTGACAGGAAGCGGCTATACCAAGCAGGGTTTCCTCGGAGAGGCCGAGTGGCGCCAGCGTTTCAACAATGGCGAGTACAGTTTCAAGGTCGCGGGGATCCAGCAGCAGAATCCCGACGCCTTCATCGACAGCGCCGGGCGCAACATCGATTCGGGCACGATGGGCGATCCCAACAAGTTCCGCGGCATGATGGGCACGCAAGGGCAGTTCGCCATCAACGAGCGCTGGAATTTCGGCTGGGACGTGCTGCTGCAGACCGACAAGGACTTTTCGAGCACCTACAATATCGACAAGTATAATGCCGGCGTACATCAGTCGGCGGTCTACTTGACGGGACTCAACGGCCGCAACTACTTCGATGTGCGAGCCATGCACTTCGACGTGCAGGAAGATACGCTCAACAGCAATATCTCCGCGCGCAGCAACCAGCAGCCTTGGGTGCTGCCATCGCTCGACTACGCATACATCCCCGATGTAGCGGTCGCCGGCGGCCAGCTGTCGCTCAATGTCAACGCGCGAGTGCTCCATCGCGATGAACTGGATGAGACCTACTTTACCCCTTACGTGCCCGGTTCGGGTACCCAGCGTGTGCGCGGCATCGAAGGCGAATCCGACCGTCTGACCGCCGAGGCCGAGTGGAAGCGGTCATTCGTCACCGACAACGGACTGGTGCTGACTCCGTTGCTGGCCCTGCAGGGCGACGTCGACTACCTCAATGCATCATCGGCCTCGCTCGCCGCCGTCAACCAGATGGCGACAAATTTGGGCGAGCAGGACGATATGCGTTCGTCGTTTGCCCGTTACATGGCAACCGCCGGCCTCGAAATGCGCTGGCCGCTGCTGTTTTCCATGGCCAGCGGATCCAGCCATGTCATCGAGCCTATGGCGCAGGTCTTTATGCGTCCGAACGAACAATATGTCGGCGGCCTCTCCATTCCGAACGAAGACGCCCAGAGCATGGTCTTCGATGCGACCACCCTGTTCGAACGCGACAAGTTCTCCGGTTATGACCGCATCGAGGGCGGCTCGCGTGCCAATGTCGGCTTCCGCTATTCCGGCTCCTACATCAATGGCTGGGGCACCAATGCGATTTTCGGCCAGTCCTATCAGATTGGCGGCGAGAACTCCTTCGCCGCGCCGGATCTGGTCAATGTCGGCGCCTATTCGGGCCTTCAGACCACCAAGTCCGACTATGTCGGTCTGTTCGGCATTAACAGCCCGAATGGATTCGCGGCCTCGGTCAGTGGCCGCTTCGACGAACAGACCTTCGAGATGCGCCGCGCCGAGTTGAGGGCCGCCTATTCGGGCCTTCCGGTGTCGTTGAGCGCCAAATACGCCTTCATCCAGGCTCAGCCGCTCTACGGATTCACCACCGATCGTCATGAGGTCACGCTGGGTGCCTCCACGCATCTGGCCCAGAACTGGCGCGTGTTCGGGACAGGAACGTATGATCTGCAGGAAAGCCTGCTGGTCAAGGATGGAGTCGGCTTCGCCTACAACGATTCCTGCTTCACCTATCTGATGACGTACTCGCAGTCGCGTGACCTGAACACCAGGGAAGTGACACAGAGCATCGGCTTCAACCTGTCGTTCCGCACCCTTGGCGACTTCGGCTCGTCGACCAGCGCAGTCGACACCATCCAATAG
- a CDS encoding YicC/YloC family endoribonuclease, whose product MNLQSMTGFARAVAERDGTSIAWEVKSVNGKSVEVRLRLPQGFERLEPTVRQTLQKRFARGNFQATLTIGRAAGAQAQPVVNDVFLKDLAGLAKRLQEQFGVAPATADGLLSLRGVLDIPETVETEEARTALDIAIMAALDVALKGLEQARQGEGAALALLLSGHIDAIEALTLRAEADPSRETTAIRERIAEQVKLLMDASANLDASRLHMEAAFLATKADIREEIDRLKTHVASGRTLLESGGAVGRKLDFLAQEFNRESNTLCSKSNAAAVTAIGLELKAVVDQFREQVQNLE is encoded by the coding sequence ATGAATTTGCAGAGCATGACCGGATTTGCGCGTGCCGTCGCCGAGCGTGACGGCACCTCGATCGCCTGGGAGGTCAAGTCCGTCAACGGCAAGAGCGTCGAGGTGCGGCTGCGGCTGCCGCAGGGTTTCGAGCGGCTGGAGCCGACGGTCAGGCAAACGCTGCAGAAGCGTTTCGCCCGCGGCAATTTCCAGGCGACGCTGACCATCGGCCGCGCCGCCGGCGCGCAGGCGCAACCCGTCGTCAACGACGTCTTTCTAAAGGACCTTGCCGGGCTGGCGAAGCGGCTGCAGGAACAATTCGGCGTTGCCCCCGCGACGGCTGACGGGTTGCTGTCGCTGCGTGGCGTGCTCGACATTCCCGAGACCGTGGAAACCGAAGAGGCGCGCACCGCGCTCGACATCGCCATCATGGCTGCGCTCGACGTGGCACTGAAAGGGCTGGAACAGGCACGGCAGGGCGAGGGTGCGGCACTCGCTTTGCTGCTATCCGGCCACATCGACGCCATCGAGGCGCTGACTTTGCGCGCCGAGGCGGATCCGTCTCGCGAGACCACGGCGATCCGTGAACGCATCGCCGAGCAGGTCAAGCTGCTGATGGATGCGTCCGCCAATCTGGATGCGAGCCGGCTGCACATGGAGGCGGCGTTCCTCGCCACCAAGGCTGATATCCGCGAAGAGATCGACCGGCTGAAAACGCATGTCGCATCCGGCCGGACCCTGCTCGAGAGCGGCGGCGCCGTCGGCCGCAAGCTTGATTTTCTGGCACAGGAATTTAACCGCGAATCGAATACGCTGTGCTCAAAGTCGAACGCCGCAGCAGTCACCGCGATCGGGCTGGAGCTGAAGGCCGTGGTCGACCAGTTTCGTGAACAGGTCCAGAATCTGGAGTAG
- the rsmA gene encoding 16S rRNA (adenine(1518)-N(6)/adenine(1519)-N(6))-dimethyltransferase RsmA, whose protein sequence is MSIDGLPPLRDVIERHGLQAKKALGQNFLLDLNLTGKIARAAGDLTNTAVIEVGPGPGGLTRALLSNGARRVVAIERDERCLAALAEVSAHYPGRLEVISGDALKADFAALASAAAGDSDPVRIVANLPYNIGTELLVRWLTVVDWPPFYLSMTLMFQREVAQRIVAAPGSDAYGRLGVLAGWRTRARIAFDVPPQAFTPPPKVTSSVVHLEPRTTPLATDVKKLGRVTEAAFGQRRKMLRQSVKSLGGEALLERAGIDPTRRAETLSVEEFVRLTNAV, encoded by the coding sequence ATGAGCATCGACGGTCTGCCGCCGCTGCGCGACGTCATCGAGCGCCATGGGCTTCAGGCAAAAAAGGCGCTTGGCCAGAATTTCCTGCTCGACCTCAATTTGACCGGCAAGATCGCACGCGCTGCTGGCGACCTCACAAACACCGCAGTGATCGAGGTCGGCCCGGGACCCGGAGGGCTGACAAGGGCGCTGCTTTCCAACGGCGCCCGCCGGGTCGTCGCCATCGAGCGCGATGAACGCTGCCTGGCTGCCCTTGCCGAAGTCTCCGCTCACTATCCCGGCCGGCTGGAGGTGATTTCCGGCGACGCGCTGAAGGCCGACTTCGCCGCCCTCGCCTCCGCGGCTGCCGGAGACAGTGATCCGGTGCGGATCGTGGCCAACCTGCCGTACAACATCGGCACGGAACTGCTCGTCCGGTGGCTGACGGTCGTGGACTGGCCGCCCTTCTACCTGTCGATGACGCTGATGTTCCAGCGTGAGGTGGCCCAGCGCATCGTCGCTGCGCCCGGCAGCGATGCCTATGGCAGGCTTGGCGTGCTGGCCGGCTGGCGCACGCGGGCCAGGATCGCCTTCGACGTGCCACCCCAGGCCTTCACACCACCGCCCAAGGTCACCTCTTCGGTGGTGCATCTGGAGCCGCGCACGACACCCCTGGCCACTGACGTGAAGAAACTCGGCCGCGTCACCGAAGCCGCCTTCGGCCAACGCCGAAAGATGCTGCGACAGAGTGTGAAAAGCCTCGGCGGCGAAGCCTTGCTCGAGCGCGCGGGCATCGATCCGACCCGCCGCGCCGAAACGCTCAGCGTCGAGGAATTCGTGCGACTGACCAATGCGGTGTAG
- the pdxA gene encoding 4-hydroxythreonine-4-phosphate dehydrogenase PdxA — MTALALSIGDPSGIGPEIAIAAFLAREAVGLPAFYLLADPTLIASRASRLGVSVPSVETTPAQAVQVFAHSLPIVPLAAQFVDSPGRPDPTNAAGTVEAIDRAVAACLAGDAAAVVTCPIAKKPLYDAGFRFPGHTEYLAHLAARHTGVDAMPVMMLAGPDLRTVPVTIHIALAEVPKTLTSELIIATARITAADLASRFGIARPRLAIAGLNPHAGEGGSMGLEDERIVRPAVDILRAEGIDAFGPLPADTLFHARARAGYDVVLCMYHDQALIPAKTLAFDEAVNVTLGLPFIRTSPDHGTAFDIAGKGIARPDSLIAALKLARKLADTDAKAVAA, encoded by the coding sequence ATGACCGCGCTGGCGCTCAGCATCGGCGATCCATCCGGCATCGGCCCCGAAATCGCCATCGCCGCCTTCTTGGCCCGCGAGGCAGTGGGTCTACCCGCCTTCTATCTTTTGGCAGATCCGACGCTGATCGCCTCGCGGGCAAGCCGGCTGGGTGTATCGGTTCCGAGCGTCGAGACAACGCCGGCGCAAGCGGTGCAGGTTTTCGCCCATAGCCTGCCGATCGTCCCGCTGGCTGCCCAATTCGTCGACAGTCCTGGCCGGCCGGATCCGACCAATGCGGCCGGCACCGTCGAGGCCATCGACCGCGCTGTAGCCGCCTGCCTTGCCGGCGACGCCGCCGCCGTCGTCACCTGCCCGATCGCCAAGAAGCCGCTCTACGACGCCGGGTTCCGCTTTCCCGGTCACACCGAATATCTGGCACACCTGGCGGCCCGGCACACCGGTGTCGACGCAATGCCGGTGATGATGCTCGCAGGGCCTGACCTGCGCACGGTTCCCGTCACCATCCACATCGCTTTGGCCGAGGTGCCGAAGACCTTGACCAGCGAACTGATCATCGCGACCGCGCGCATCACCGCGGCCGACCTCGCCAGCCGCTTCGGCATTGCCAGGCCGAGGCTTGCCATTGCCGGCCTCAATCCACATGCCGGCGAAGGCGGTTCCATGGGCCTGGAGGACGAGCGCATCGTGCGCCCGGCAGTCGACATCCTGCGCGCCGAAGGTATCGATGCTTTCGGCCCGCTGCCGGCCGATACGCTGTTCCACGCCCGGGCGCGGGCAGGCTACGACGTGGTACTGTGCATGTATCACGACCAGGCATTGATCCCGGCCAAGACGCTGGCCTTCGACGAGGCGGTCAATGTCACGCTCGGCCTGCCCTTCATCCGCACCTCGCCAGACCACGGCACTGCCTTCGACATCGCCGGCAAGGGCATTGCGCGGCCCGACAGCCTGATCGCGGCGCTGAAGCTCGCCAGAAAGCTCGCCGACACCGACGCAAAGGCGGTGGCCGCATGA
- the fabG gene encoding 3-oxoacyl-[acyl-carrier-protein] reductase — MFELTGRKALVTGASGGIGEAIARVLHAQGAIVGLHGTRIEKLETLAGELGDRVKLFPANLSNRDEVKALGQKAEAELEGVDILVNNAGITKDGLFVRMSDADWDTVMEVNLTAVFRLTRELTHPMMRRRHGRIINITSVVGVTGNPGQTNYCASKAGMIGFSKSLAQEIATRNITVNCVAPGFIESAMTDKLNDKQKEAIMAAIPTRRMGTSVEVASAVAYLASNEAAYVTGQTIHVNGGMAMI; from the coding sequence ATGTTCGAACTGACCGGCCGCAAGGCGCTCGTCACCGGCGCATCGGGAGGCATCGGCGAGGCGATTGCCCGCGTGCTGCATGCGCAAGGCGCCATTGTCGGCCTGCACGGCACCCGCATCGAGAAACTGGAGACCTTGGCAGGCGAACTCGGCGACCGGGTCAAACTGTTCCCGGCCAATCTGTCGAACCGCGACGAGGTCAAGGCGCTTGGCCAGAAGGCGGAGGCCGAGCTCGAAGGCGTCGATATCCTGGTCAACAATGCCGGCATCACCAAGGACGGCCTGTTCGTGCGCATGTCGGACGCAGACTGGGACACGGTGATGGAGGTCAACCTGACCGCCGTTTTCCGGCTGACCCGCGAACTCACCCATCCGATGATGCGCCGCCGCCATGGCCGTATCATCAACATCACCTCGGTGGTCGGCGTGACCGGCAATCCCGGCCAGACCAATTACTGCGCCTCCAAGGCCGGCATGATCGGGTTCTCCAAATCGCTGGCGCAGGAGATCGCCACCCGCAACATCACCGTCAACTGCGTTGCCCCGGGCTTCATCGAATCGGCGATGACCGACAAGCTTAACGACAAGCAGAAAGAGGCGATCATGGCGGCGATTCCGACGCGCCGCATGGGCACGAGTGTTGAAGTGGCGTCCGCTGTCGCCTACCTCGCCTCCAACGAAGCCGCCTACGTCACCGGCCAGACCATCCATGTCAACGGCGGCATGGCGATGATTTGA